The following coding sequences lie in one Micropterus dolomieu isolate WLL.071019.BEF.003 ecotype Adirondacks linkage group LG15, ASM2129224v1, whole genome shotgun sequence genomic window:
- the LOC123984423 gene encoding polyribonucleotide nucleotidyltransferase 1, mitochondrial translates to MRYLLRLGHSFARLHVRLCHHSVYSSHANPRRLGVDLGEKKLEISSGRFARFADGAAVVQLGETSVMVTAVSKTKPSPSQFMPLVVDYRQKAAAAGRIPTNYLRRELGTTDNEILTSRLIDRSIRPLFPPGYFYDTQVLCNLLAVDGVNDPDVLAINAASAALALSDIPWHGPIGAVRVGMVDGELVINPTRAEMASSSLNLIVAGAPSSQVVMIEASAENVLQQDFCHAVKVGVKHTQQIIHAIQQLAREQKVTKRTPVKVFSAPTDMVENVRQLASEKIYAVFTDYTHDKISRDEAINKVRLETEEDLKEKFPQAEHFEVIESFNTVCKEIFRNLVLNEYKRCDGRELTALRNISCDVDLFKPLHGSALFQRGQTQVLSSVTFDSLESSVKADIITTALSGIKDKNFMLHYEFPPYATNEIGKMGGINRRELGHGALAEKALRPVIPKDFPFTIRVTAEVLESNGSSSMASACGGSLALMDAGVPISSAVAGVAVGLISKANPEKPAEIQDYRLLTDILGIEDYLGDMDFKLAGTNKGITALQADVKIPGLPLKLVMEAIQQATVAKKEILGIMNKCIAKPRETRKENGPVVENVRVPVSRRARFVGPGGYNLRRLQAQTGVTISQVDEETFSVFAPTPGAMNEAQDFISDICKDDQEQQLEFGAIYTATITEIRDIGVMVKLYPNMSAVLLHNSQLDHKRIKHPSALGLEVGQQIQVKYFGRDPTDGRMRLSRKVLQSPAATVVKTLSEKQSISMVSSNSHTTSTDL, encoded by the exons ATGAGGTATTTGCTCCGACTGGGGCATTCGTTTGCCCGCCTCCATGTCCGTTTATGTCACCACAGTGTTTACAGCAGCCATGCAAACCCACGAAGACTTGGAGTGGACCTTGGAGAAAA GAAACTTGAGATCTCTTCAGGGAGGTTTGCTAGATTTGCTGATGGAGCTGCTGTGGTACAG CTGGGAGAGACCTCTGTGATGGTGACTGCTGTGAGCAAAACCAAACCTTCTCCATCTCAGTTTATGCCTCTTGTG gttgaCTACAGACAGAAAGCGGCTGCTGCCGGTCGAATCCCCACTAACTATTTGAGGCGGGAGCTGGGCACCACCGACAATGAGATACTCACCAGCAGGCTCATAG ACAGGTCTATTAGACCACTGTTCCCTCCAGGTTACTTTTATGATACTCAG GTTCTTTGTAACCTGCTGGCAGTTGATGGTGTCAATGATCCAGATGTGCTGGCTATTAATGCAG CTTCAGCTGCTCTGGCCCTGTCTGACATCCCCTGGCATGGACCCATAG GTGCTGTGCGTGTTGGCATGGTAGATGGAGAGTTGGTGATTAACCCCACTAGGGCAGAGATGGCTTCCAGCAGTCTTAACCTCATTGTGGCTGGGGCCCCCAGCAGTCAAGTGG TGATGATTGAGGCGTCAGCTGAGAACGTGCTGCAGCAGGACTTTTGCCATGCAGTGAAGGTGGGAGTCAAACACACCCAGCAGATCATACACGCCATCCAGCAGCTGGCGCGAGAACAGAAGGTCACCAAGCGCACCCCAGTCAAGGTCTTCTCAGCCCCGACTGACATGGTGGAAAATGTTCGGCA ATTAGCTTCTGAGAAGATCTATGCGGTTTTCACTGATTACACTCACGATAAG ATTTCAAGAGATGAAGCTATCAACAAAGTTCGACTAGAAACTGAAGAGGACCTTAAAG AAAAATTCCCACAGGCTGAGCACTTTGAAGTCATTGAATCCTTCAACACTGTGTGCAAAGAAATCTTTCGCAATTTAGTGCTTAATGAGTACAAGAG ATGTGATGGGAGGGAGTTGACTGCTTTAAGGAACATTTCTTGCGATGTCGACCTCTTTAAACCACTGCATGGCTCAGCTCTGTTCCAGAGAGGACAAACACAG GTGCTGAGCAGTGTCACATTTGATTCCCTGGAATCCAGTGTCAAAGCAGATATTATCACCACAGCTTTGAG TGGCATTAAAGACAAAAACTTCATGCTTCACTATGAA TTCCCTCCATATGCAACAAATGAGATTGGAAAAATGGGAGGCATCAATAGGAGAGAGCTTGGACATG GGGCCCTGGCTGAGAAAGCTCTGAGACCAGTCATTCCTAAAGACTTCCCTTTCACTATCAGGGTCACTGCTGAGGTGCTTGAATCAAACG GATCCTCTTCAATGGCTTCAGCATGTGGAGGCAGCCTTGCGCTGATGGATGCAG GTGTGCCCATCTCTTCCGCTGTGGCAGGTGTTGCAGTTGGCCTCATCTCCAAGGCCAACCCAGAGAAGCCTGCTGAAATCCAAGACTACAGATTACTAACTGATATTCTG GGGATAGAGGATTACCTTGGAGACATGGACTTCAAATTGGCAGGAACAAACAAGGGCATCACTGCTTTACAG GCTGATGTGAAGATCCCAGGTTTGCCTCTGAAGCTGGTCATGGAGGCTATCCAGCAGGCCACAG TGGCAAAGAAGGAAATCTTGGGCATCATGAACAAATGTATAGCAAAACCCAGAGAGACTAGGAAGGAGAATGGACCTGTTGTGG AAAATGTCCGGGTGCCTGTTTCCAGACGAGCACGCTTTGTTGGTCCAGGCGGCTATAACCTTCGCAGGCTACAAGCTCAAACAG GTGTGACAATAAGTCAGGTGGACGAggagactttctctgtgttcgCACCAACACCAGGAGCCATGAATGAAGCCCAAGACTTCATCAGTGACATCTGCAAAGATGAC CAAGAACAGCAGCTGGAGTTTGGTGCTATCTACACTGCCACCATCACTGAGATaag ggACATTGGTGTGATGGTGAAACTTTATCCCAACATGAGTGCTGTCCTGCTGCACAACTCACAACTAGACCACAAACGG ATCAAACATCCAAGTGCCTTGGGTTTAGAGGTGGGACAGCAGATACAG GTCAAGTACTTTGGACGGGACCCAACAGATGGGAGAATGAGACTTTCACGGAAGGTGCTCCAGTCTCCTGCTGCAACTGTTGTTAAGACACTAAGTGAGAAACAGAGCATCTCCATGGTTTCAAGCAACAGCCACACGACCAGCACCGATTTGTGA